The following are encoded in a window of Aerococcus sanguinicola genomic DNA:
- the wecB gene encoding non-hydrolyzing UDP-N-acetylglucosamine 2-epimerase, producing MQKLKVMTVVGTRPEIIRLSSVIQSLEASEAIEHILVHTGQNYDYELNEVFFEDFGLRKPDYFLNAAGDSPMATVGQILANIDPILNDEAPDAFLVLGDTNSCLCAIAAKRHHIPIFHMEAGNRCFDQRVPEETNRKIVDHISDINLTYSDIAREYLLAEGLPADQVIKTGSPMFEVLHNKLDEIQKAESYQKLDLEKGKYFVVSAHRDENISSERNFLNLVDSLNAVAEHYQLPVIVSTHPRTRKMIEDKGVKFNDLIHLMKPMGFIDYNNLQLNAKSVLSDSGTISEESSILGFRALNLREAHERPEAMEEAAVMMVGLNKERILQGLTILETQEKDTLRQVADYSMPNVSDKVLRIIVSYTDYVNRVVWSK from the coding sequence ATGCAGAAACTTAAAGTCATGACTGTAGTAGGGACTCGCCCTGAGATTATCCGCCTATCATCAGTTATTCAAAGTTTAGAAGCTTCAGAAGCCATCGAACATATCCTTGTCCATACTGGTCAGAACTATGATTATGAATTAAATGAAGTTTTCTTTGAAGATTTTGGTCTTAGAAAACCTGATTACTTCCTCAATGCAGCAGGTGATTCACCAATGGCCACTGTGGGACAAATTCTAGCCAATATTGATCCTATATTAAATGATGAAGCGCCCGATGCTTTCTTGGTGCTTGGAGATACAAATTCCTGTCTCTGTGCTATTGCAGCAAAACGCCACCATATTCCTATTTTCCATATGGAAGCGGGTAACCGTTGTTTTGACCAACGTGTACCAGAAGAAACTAATCGAAAAATTGTTGATCATATCTCAGATATTAATCTAACTTATTCAGATATTGCTAGGGAATATCTCCTAGCAGAAGGTTTACCCGCTGATCAAGTTATTAAGACAGGAAGCCCAATGTTTGAGGTGCTTCATAATAAATTAGATGAGATCCAAAAAGCAGAAAGTTACCAAAAATTAGACTTGGAAAAAGGCAAATATTTTGTGGTATCAGCCCATCGTGATGAAAATATTTCTTCAGAAAGAAACTTCTTAAATTTAGTTGATTCTCTGAACGCAGTGGCTGAGCACTATCAATTACCAGTTATTGTTTCAACTCATCCAAGAACTCGAAAAATGATTGAAGATAAAGGCGTTAAGTTTAACGACCTTATTCATCTCATGAAGCCAATGGGATTTATTGATTATAATAATCTTCAATTGAATGCTAAATCAGTTCTTAGTGACAGCGGAACAATCTCTGAAGAGTCTTCCATCTTAGGTTTTAGAGCCCTCAACCTACGTGAAGCTCACGAGAGACCAGAAGCAATGGAAGAAGCCGCTGTGATGATGGTTGGCTTAAATAAGGAGCGCATTCTTCAAGGACTGACTATCTTAGAAACACAAGAGAAAGATACACTAAGACAAGTGGCTGATTATTCAATGCCAAATGTATCAGATAAGGTATTGAGGATTATTGTTTCTTATACAGATTATGTAAATCGTGTGGTGTGGAGTAAGTAA
- a CDS encoding polysaccharide biosynthesis protein — MSLFKDKTLLITGGTGSFGNAVLDGFLKTDLKEIRIFSRDELKQDNMRHKYQQIAPEFSDKLKFYIGDVRDIDSIRPAVRNVDYIFHAAALKQVPSCEFFPIEAVKTNILGTENLLTAAIEAGVKKVICLSTDKAAYPINAMGISKALMEKVIVAKSKTVDPEDTMICCTRYGNVLASRGSVVPLFIEQMKKGKTLTVTDPLMTRFIMTLEEAVDLVLYAFEHAESGDIMVQKAPASTIGDLMEATRQLFNPDAPSQVIGIRHGEKMYETLLTNEECAHAIDMGNFYRVPADKRDLNYDKYFKEGDEERNPLEEFNSDNTVLMTVEEVKEKLLTVPLIQEELRKWKEEN; from the coding sequence ATGTCACTTTTTAAAGATAAAACCCTTTTAATTACTGGTGGAACAGGCTCATTTGGTAACGCTGTCTTAGATGGCTTCCTAAAAACAGACCTTAAAGAAATCCGTATTTTTTCTAGGGATGAGTTAAAACAAGATAATATGCGCCATAAATACCAACAAATTGCTCCAGAATTTAGTGATAAGTTGAAATTTTACATTGGTGATGTTAGAGACATAGATAGCATTCGTCCTGCCGTTCGCAATGTAGACTATATCTTCCACGCAGCGGCCTTAAAACAAGTCCCATCATGCGAATTCTTCCCAATTGAAGCCGTTAAGACAAATATCTTAGGGACTGAAAATTTATTAACAGCAGCTATTGAAGCTGGCGTAAAAAAAGTAATTTGTCTATCTACTGATAAAGCAGCTTACCCAATCAATGCGATGGGAATTTCTAAAGCCTTGATGGAGAAAGTAATTGTTGCCAAATCAAAAACCGTTGATCCTGAAGATACTATGATTTGCTGTACGCGCTACGGTAATGTATTAGCATCTCGCGGTTCTGTGGTACCATTATTCATTGAACAAATGAAGAAAGGCAAGACCTTAACTGTGACAGATCCACTCATGACACGATTTATTATGACCCTGGAAGAGGCTGTAGACTTGGTTCTTTATGCCTTTGAGCATGCTGAATCGGGAGACATTATGGTTCAAAAAGCGCCAGCTTCTACCATCGGAGATTTGATGGAAGCTACACGGCAGCTCTTTAATCCAGACGCTCCTAGCCAAGTAATTGGGATTCGCCATGGAGAGAAAATGTATGAAACCCTTCTGACTAATGAAGAGTGTGCCCATGCCATTGATATGGGGAATTTCTATCGGGTGCCGGCAGATAAACGTGATTTAAATTATGATAAATACTTCAAAGAAGGGGATGAAGAACGTAACCCTCTTGAAGAATTTAACTCCGATAATACAGTTCTAATGACAGTCGAAGAAGTAAAAGAAAAACTTCTAACTGTTCCACTTATTCAAGAAGAATTGCGTAAATGGAAGGAAGAAAATTAA
- a CDS encoding glycosyltransferase, which translates to MKVLQINSVIDFGSTGRICRDLYDFLEENGHECVIAYGRGKSTPGYKTIKIGSKIDQALHGVYSRLFDRHGFASRQATRQLIEEIEEFDPDIIHLHNIHGYYLNIEILFNYLSTKDTPVVWLLHDQWSISGHSANFNLNDDGTLPTSLKNRDELKNYPKTVGFGQFKKNLRDKEKLFTSIKNMTIVTPSHWLESIVSKSFLNKYPIMTIYNGVNTDIFKIDFNKSNYLRKQWNSEQKIVILGVASIWDPRKGLDDFIKLSQLLSPADYQIVLVGSDPQIKNKLPRDIVTIERTNSVEELKDIYNASDVFVNPTYFDNFPTVNIEALACGTPVITYDTGGSGESINENTGTIVDQGNFDMLLNAIEKWGGKVPAVKKTVVEEY; encoded by the coding sequence ATGAAAGTTTTACAGATAAATTCAGTAATCGATTTTGGGTCTACTGGACGTATTTGCAGAGACTTATATGATTTTCTTGAAGAAAATGGTCACGAATGTGTCATTGCCTATGGAAGAGGAAAGTCTACTCCTGGCTATAAGACTATTAAAATTGGCTCAAAAATAGATCAGGCGTTACATGGAGTTTATTCTCGATTATTCGATCGTCATGGATTTGCCTCAAGACAAGCTACTAGACAGTTAATTGAAGAGATTGAAGAATTTGATCCAGATATTATTCATCTTCATAATATACATGGCTACTATTTAAATATTGAGATTTTATTCAATTATTTATCGACAAAAGATACGCCTGTTGTTTGGTTATTGCATGATCAATGGTCAATTTCAGGTCACAGTGCAAACTTTAATTTAAATGATGACGGCACCCTTCCTACTAGTCTTAAAAATCGTGATGAGTTAAAAAATTATCCTAAAACAGTTGGTTTTGGGCAGTTTAAAAAAAATTTACGAGATAAGGAAAAATTGTTTACGTCAATTAAAAATATGACTATTGTAACTCCTTCTCATTGGCTAGAAAGTATTGTGTCAAAATCTTTTTTAAATAAGTATCCCATCATGACTATTTATAACGGAGTAAATACCGATATCTTTAAAATTGATTTTAATAAGAGCAATTATCTAAGAAAGCAATGGAACTCAGAACAAAAAATTGTAATATTGGGAGTAGCATCTATTTGGGATCCTAGGAAAGGTCTAGATGATTTTATAAAACTGTCTCAACTGTTATCTCCAGCTGACTATCAAATAGTATTAGTAGGAAGTGACCCTCAAATCAAAAATAAATTACCAAGAGATATTGTAACTATTGAGAGAACGAATTCTGTTGAAGAACTAAAAGATATCTATAATGCGAGTGATGTTTTTGTAAATCCAACTTATTTTGATAATTTTCCTACTGTAAACATAGAAGCTTTGGCTTGTGGAACTCCAGTAATAACTTATGATACTGGAGGAAGCGGTGAAAGTATAAATGAAAATACTGGAACTATTGTTGACCAAGGAAATTTTGATATGTTACTAAATGCTATTGAAAAGTGGGGAGGTAAAGTTCCAGCTGTTAAAAAAACTGTCGTAGAAGAGTATTAG
- a CDS encoding NAD-dependent epimerase/dehydratase family protein yields MKVLVTGAQGFIGRNLIASLHYMDDIEVLAYELNSSEEDLEKYTKEADFVFHLAGINRPKDESEFKKGNADLTQKLLDQLVKNNNPAPVLVTSSIQAERDNAYGQSKKLAEDYIFDYGKKNSVQVYVYRLSNVFGKWSRPNYNTVIATFCYNIARGLPIQVNDEKVVLNLMYIDDVVDEFIRAMQGEGNQDGEYYKVPVSYPRSLGEIVGLLESFKSSRENRIIPNLSDDFTNKLYATYLNFLPEDQFSYPLLMHEDNRGSFTEFVKSPYAGQISINVSKPGITKGDHWHHTKNEKFLVVSGTGVVKFRKLDSDKVIEYPVSGEELEVVDIPTGYTHSIVNTGETDLVTVMWVNEMFDPNNPDTYPLEVE; encoded by the coding sequence ATGAAGGTATTAGTGACAGGGGCTCAAGGTTTTATTGGGCGCAATCTTATTGCTAGCTTACATTATATGGATGATATAGAAGTCTTAGCCTATGAACTCAATTCATCTGAAGAAGACTTAGAGAAATATACTAAAGAAGCTGATTTTGTTTTCCACCTAGCTGGAATCAACCGACCAAAAGATGAGAGTGAATTCAAAAAAGGCAATGCAGACCTTACTCAAAAATTATTAGATCAGTTAGTAAAAAATAATAATCCAGCCCCAGTATTAGTGACAAGTTCAATTCAGGCAGAAAGAGATAATGCTTATGGACAAAGCAAAAAATTAGCTGAGGACTATATCTTCGATTATGGCAAGAAAAATAGTGTTCAAGTTTATGTTTACCGTTTATCGAATGTCTTTGGTAAATGGTCGCGTCCAAATTATAATACTGTTATTGCAACCTTCTGTTACAATATTGCGCGCGGTTTACCTATCCAAGTCAACGATGAAAAAGTAGTCCTCAATCTGATGTATATTGATGACGTGGTTGATGAATTTATTCGAGCTATGCAGGGAGAGGGAAATCAAGACGGTGAATATTATAAGGTTCCGGTTTCTTATCCTAGAAGTCTAGGCGAGATTGTCGGTCTACTTGAATCTTTTAAATCTTCGCGTGAAAACCGTATAATCCCTAATTTATCTGATGATTTTACTAATAAATTGTATGCTACCTATTTAAACTTCCTACCTGAAGACCAATTTTCTTATCCATTACTTATGCACGAGGATAATCGTGGATCATTTACTGAATTTGTTAAATCTCCTTATGCTGGACAGATTTCAATTAATGTTTCAAAACCTGGTATTACAAAAGGTGATCATTGGCATCATACAAAAAATGAAAAGTTCCTGGTTGTTTCAGGAACTGGGGTTGTAAAATTTAGAAAATTAGATTCAGACAAGGTAATTGAATATCCCGTCTCGGGAGAGGAACTTGAAGTTGTGGATATTCCAACTGGCTATACCCATTCCATTGTCAATACAGGGGAAACTGATTTAGTTACTGTGATGTGGGTGAATGAAATGTTTGATCCCAATAATCCTGACACATATCCATTGGAGGTAGAATAA